The genomic region CTTTTGTATCTCAGAATAACACACTCAAGATTGCCCCTGCATTCCATTTTTATATAAGCGTGCTTCACCACTCTAGAAGTCCACCCCTGTCTGAGAAGTCCATATTGATCGCTACCTTACATCAAAGCAAGTTCTCTGTTCAAGAATATTTCAAGTCCAACCcatcaagttttaatttttatgtctcttttttttttaacaaaagtagCTAAGTtagcatatacaaaaaatatactATATCTTAGACACCTATCTCTTTGATAGTTAATAATGGTACAACTACCCTATAAATTAAATCTCCTTATCCTCATTCTGTAGAGGAGGAAACTCACAGAAGCTAAGGAGAAGCTGGCTCACAGAAGTTAAGGAGATTGCCTGGACTCACAGAGCTCCTAAGTGTCCAAACCAGAACTCGAACCCAGATTCCATTTGGTTCCCAATCTTGGTCTCTTTTTACCACAGCTTCCTACCTCAAAGACTTCAGGGTCAGTCTCCCAGAagctctgagctttagtttcctcctcGCCTCGTGAATGGGAGACTGGGTTAAGTTATTTTGAGATGACTTCTATGTTAactctaagaaaagaaaagaagacaagggAAGACCAAGGGgctgggagaaaggggaggaaaagcagaaagagtgTGGAGGGTTGTGCATTTCTTATGTCACTATTTGTGATTCTGCTGATGACTATTTACTGTGACAAATCAGATCTCCTTTTAGAAGTTTATCCTCATCATGTTCTACAGATAAGCAtgaatttttcttgttatttaagagaaatgtgggggctggccccatggtgtagtggttaagtttgtgcattctgcttcagcagcccggggtacacaggttcggatcctgggcgcagacctacacgctgctcatcaggccatgctgtggcagcatcccacacagaagaactagagtgactgacatctaggatatacagctatgtaccagggatgtgaggaggaaaaaaaaaagagggaaggctggcagtacatgttagctcagagtcaatcttcctcacaagaaaagcattaaaaaaaaaagagagagagagagaaatgtaagCAATTGCAGTGTGAACAAGCTTATTTTAAGGGAGGTACGCTTCAAAACAATTTATGCAGTCTTTAATCCttattttttaagcataaaatggtacaacctcATTATTCTTCAGATTGAGTTTCAAAATACGATGGATTTGAACTATGAGAcatatgaaatgaaaacacaccccccaaaacaaagcaaagtaaaaacagaaaacaactctTTAGAAAGACTCTAATTGGCTGGTTCCTAACAGCCACAGCGATTGGCTGGCCTCACATGGGCTTACAAGGAATGGAGATTTTCTGAGTAAAAGGCTcagaaatcagagcagagtcagaaTAACAAATAAGCTTTTCAAAAGGCAACTGCCCAAACCAAACAATAATTTTTCACTTGTTTACAAAGTGTGGAAAGAAATAAGGGCCTCCCCATTGGTATTTTCAccaaccacacatacacacacacacacacacacctgcatcatcattatcatcatcatcagtatACCTtctaaaaattgaagaagatggaaataaaattcaTCCTGGAAAAATAACAACCAATggaaatcactttaaatgtaaaggaGTAACGAAATTTATTGACTGACTTAAACACAACAGTTAAAATGGCAGTGTCGTATTTTCAATTTAAGATGTTTGAATGAAACAAGAAAAGTGCTATTAGTCCAAGCTTCTTACATTCATTAAGAGTGACTATCAAAAACGGCAACATGCACAATGATACATATGCACAAAATGGAATTATAtcaacaaatatacaaaatacccaaaataaaatatttacaggtttaaaaatataaacattggTTCATCTACCCCATTAAACCATtggagtggagaaaggagaaaagaccCTATTGCTATTTAGAATCCTTTGTTAAAACAAGTTTCAAAAACATAGAGTAGTTCTAGGAGACAATTTTTGATGTTTTGGGGGAGTTTAACattctattataaaaataatatatataaacctACTAACAATTTTCCTCCTGTGCACAAAAATAATACAGCCAAAAGCTTGTCCTCAAAGACATGCCTGACTCTCAGGAAAATTAATTATAGAAAGGGAGTCTCTCATTTGGGTTTTCTTTATCATTGTTTTCAAATAACCTGCAATTTCCTGTATTACACtgagatatttcatataaatatcttGGGCAAAACCTGCAGTTAGCAATGAGCCTGGTAGATAGCTGGAGTCAAGTGAAAAGGACAAGAATTGACTTTTCCTGTAGCATCAAAACCATTCTCCCTGATATTCTTGATAAAGCTACCACTATCAGGTCCTCCACATCCAGTTAAATTTATCCTGgaagcaataaaaatgttaaatattactTGGTTAGAGTTTCTCCTCCTTTATCTAGACGTAACTGTGTAGTGGGGGATAAATGGTTGTAATGCAGATATTCGAGAAGGTTCACTGATTCCTTCAGGCTACCTGGGGCCACTCATGACATGTTAACGAGTATTTACTGTGTGTCTACTCTATGTCCCTATGCAATTTGACCCgatatttttagtatttcagcTTGAGTTACCAAGTGATTCGGTAGGTATGTGGGAAAGTTTAATATGTCTCCAATAACCAGTAACTTATTAAAAATGGATCTTCTCACATAGAACAGAGAGTTACTCTACCCAATCACCgaataatttccaaaaattaCCCCAGTTTACAATTCAGTAGAATGACCATCTGTTATTGAAATCTTCTATTACCTCCCattaaaatgaaatgtagaattcattaaaaaagcattttaccAAGTGTAGGCAGCCCACGTGTTAGTAAAATAACCTCATTAATTGTGACCGTGATGCAATTTCAAACGGATTTTCCCTAAATGCTGAGAGTGGCATCTCAGGAGAATCAGAGTGGAAGAAAACTCAGACAGCAATCTGTTGAGTTCACTCCCGAAACtgcttttggttttcttattgaCAAAGCGTCATCAGATTATAAAATCCGTATGTAGACCTGCCAGTATGTAACTCTAAAATAATTGGTGAATATGGTCCAAAATTTTGACTGGCCCAGGTGAGAAAAAAAACCTGCTAGACTCCGAGATCTACCTTCTAGACTTGCACATATAAAAGCCATCaagcaatttttcttaaaaaaaccaaGTTCACCTTTGACTAAACTAGTCATGGTTTTAACGGTATCCACAATCAAAAATCTGGTTTGGCTCTTGCATTTCAGAACTTTGATCAGTTTGTTACGTAAAACAAGTTACGCAAAGATTGAATCCTACGGCCAAAAAAGGATTATAATTAAAGCATGAGCTACAGAGTTAGACTTCTGGTTTAAATTCTGTCCGTTCTTATTAAATGGGTGACTTTGGACAAGGTATTTCACCTTTGTGAgcatcattttcttcctctgtagaGTGGAGCCAACACCCACCTTGCACGGTTCTTGTGAACAGCGGAGAGAGCAACGCAAAGGCAAGTACACAGCGTCATCCCGGCACGGCGTAAACACACAGGATTTTACCttaatacattaattttaatttaatataaagtaCTCAGATTCATGGTGACTGATTTGTAGCTATTCGACAAATATTAGTTGAACGAATTAATGAATCAGAAAAGATAGGCCAGGATTCAACGGCTGTAGACAGAACATAGGATGCGCTACTTTTGAAAGAGACAGGAGCTTAtgtctgaggctcagaaatgtaTCCAGGCCAGGGATTCCCCAGGCTGCTCCTATTCAAACAATAACACAGAACACCCAGAACAAGCTTAGACTGGGCTGAAGTTGGAAAAGCAACAAGTGAAGGGTGCTTGGAATGACTGACATCCCAGCAGGGAAGAAGTGCTTCCATGACAGCAGAAGAGATTTCTGTCCACACGTTTGAAGTTAATCCCAAGAAAGAGAGGAGCCTCCAAAGGAAGGCAGATTGTTAGCCTATTAACTGTGCGACAGTGGCCGGTTTCCCTGTGAGCAATGGGAGCACCACCGTCTTGGACACAATACCATTTTCAGCTTCTGACATAGGTTAGCTTTGCTTCTGCTGAAAGATATTAAGCAGTTCTTAGCTTCCCTACTACCATGAGTCACTAAAGATTCTCCATCCCTGCTGCAAAGActaggggaaaagagagagagagatggaatgggatggagacaaacaaaaaaggtGAATTAAAGATGGCATATTAGGGAGATTTTGCCTAACTCACATGGCTGTTAAGAGgactaagtaaatatttgtaacGCTCCTAGCAATCACTGGAACTTACTAAGTCTTCGATAAATGTTAATCATTGttatgataattattatttttagaggAATTTGTGTGGCTTAATCCACATCGCCCGTGTTCAACCTCAGCCATTCTGCTCCACCCCACAAACTATAAGCAACAAAACaaagatagataaaataaaatcaagatggttttaaaaaatattaagaaagtcCAATTACAACACAGCTATGTGTGAGCTCCAAACTGAATGGGCTTTTCTTAAGATTTAGGTACAGTGTATGCCCCAGGAATATGGGTTGCATTGAATTAAAGTAAATAGCAGTCATAAAATGTGCCCAGTTTCAGATCTGGAGTCTTTGTGACTGGTtcaatctttccttttccagtttgAGAAGGAACTCCTTTCCATAATCATGAAACTAGCATTCTGAATGACTCCTTGAAGACACTATCTGCAGTGAGATAATAACTTTCTTTATAAGTGGCTATTGTTTAAATCATCATCACAGTGAAAAGGCTCTGAGAAGCAATCCACAACAGCCGTCAGAACATCCTCAGAGCAAGACGGGTCACAGTGTCAATGACTGCCCTTAAGAAAGGACCACACTTGCCTACCACCTGACAATATTGTAGCCTGCTTCTTTTTAGGAGGTAAAAGCTTGCCTCTTGCTTCCCCACATGGCTACATAGAAAATACCAGTCCGCCATACTAGCCTTTTGGTCTCaaactgttttataaatatttgtggataaCAAATTCAAAATTCCTAAGGCAGAGTGTACACAAATGAGAAGTGTGTTCATCCCTTGGTCTGCctagagaagggggagggaaggggggttAGGCCAAGGTATTTGGGTTTCTCCTCTTATTTCACCCAGGTACTTTTAACTGAGCATTCTCAGGTCATCAGGAGTGGTAAGAGGCTACAGCaatgcttttcctttgtttaagagaataaaattcttgaattaatttattaagaATGACAAGGGGGGGTGAAGTATATGTGAATGTATTGGAACGTTTCTCAGCGGAAGCCAGGCCCAGGGGCCAAGCCCAGATAGTCACACTTCAGGAGAGAAGTCTGGTACAACTACAAGCAGGAAAGACGTTCCACTAAGAAGTGTCAAAACACACTACCATCGCGACAAGGGTCCCAGTACTGCTATCCAAGGGCACTAAGCCAACAGCATGGAGACAAAGGGAGAGGACCACGAGCACATTACCCAATCTCTCCAAAAGAAGTGGACAGTAAAAAGTCTCCAAAACTTAACCTGACAAAGATGTAAATAATGAAAACTCAGAAAGTTCAGTCAAAGAAATCTTGATACCTAATACAGTCTCTTTACCTTGACAACTGTGTAAGCAAAGGGTTATTTGAATATTCATTTAAGTGCAAATACTTGAAAACTACTTCTGAGACTGAGTAAACCCTTTACACTCAGAAAGGCATCATTTTCACAGATATTCAACACTTTGTATTTTAATTGGCAGATAATTTGTGGAAATGTATCTAAAGGAAGTTCCTAATGTTCTATATTCCATTGTTTATtaggggaaataataaaaatctatttcctcCTGCAATTATTAAAAATGCTGTGGTAaaatttctcccagttggtgcTAATGGAAGATTAAAAGCATCAACCGCCATtggtgctgaagcagagtgggtcAGGAAACATCGTCTGTGCGATGGAGGTTTTAAAGCCAGGCTGTCTTCATGCAGAGCTATCGAACTGACCGATAAATTCAGGGCCAACAATTGATTTGACTTTTCCTCTCTACACTGGCCAGCTCTTTGCCTAAAGCGACTTAATCAACCAAGTATTTCAGAATCATATATACACAGGAAAGTTTGTCATCAGCCCATATCCAATCCTTTCCctaaaaatatcagcaaatagGGCCAAATTAGATAATGCATTAATAATTGGAATGTAAATctattaaaattctaaaagagaGTCTTCACAAACGTAAATGAAAGTAGCCCTTGGCACAAAAAAGCAACTTTATCCCTTgtctgtggttggaaaagattaAGACACACTCTTCTTGCATTGGCCCGGATTTCCCATCAAGCGATTGAGGCCCTTTAATTCGTTGCCTGAATTCTTCATTTGACTGGTGTGGGTGGAATTCTTAAAGATATAGAATAAAAAACGTgggaaatatatgaagaaaagaattataaaagaaaacattttaaatcttgTCTAACCGGTTGACaggaaggagaaagtaaaataaacttgGCTGACATTTTCCTTTACTTAGAAAAGAAGACACAGCATAGTGGTGTAAATGCAGAAATAAGTCCCCAAGCTGTGAAAGCAAAAATAGTTTGTTCCAGTGCTTACAAAACAAGTAAATAGACCGCTTGTACTATTACAATATTCTCATTAGTACTTCAGATACTCTTAACTTTCCTGTACAATTGAACAAATGAACTAATATAACTTTGTCAAGAATCcatgcagagaagaaaataacccttGCAGGAAAGTgtgcaagaagaaaataaagatcctTTGTTTTATAGCTAGGAATAAAATTTATGTTCTTTCCATTCACTAGggaaaaatgaatgtattttgagTCTAAATAGTACTATCAGtgttaaatcaaatttaaattgcttttctaaagacagaaataatttctaaaatatttctgggTTTACAGTAGCTGCCTTTGTCTGTTGGTTTGTGCACAGCTGAGTGCATGGGCACGTGTAAGTGTGAGTTACTGTATGAGTTCCTGGTGGTGTATTCAGAGTGCTTCTGTCTGAGTACAGGACTTCATCTACCGACATAAGAAAATTCAACATTAAAACATTACTTTGTAATAACATTAAGGATCTGACACAAAGCAATAAAAGCCAGTAATCTGACTAATAAAGAAACTCAGCAAATCTCTACCACCTCTTCTAATCAAatcattataaatttaaaatgaggaacAACCTGCTTTGTGCTACTGGCTcaaatctgttttcctttgaCGCCTGCTCATTTTGTTACTTCCTCCATATTATTAAAATAGGTTTTCATATACTCAACttgctttattctttcctttataaaacagagaagaaactttaaaagCAAAGGTAGTATCAGTTGGTTATTAGGGCAATCTCTCTGGAAAACTAGAGTTACATAGAAGGGCTTATGGCATTTACATGCGTGTAATTCCCCTTGAATGTGTCTAACCTTCCTGAGACTGTGAGGCACCTCCCAGCAGAGGCCCCGGTCTTCTGATTAAATACACTGAAGTGCATTTCAAAGAGGATGTGATATAATCATGGGGCACTAATAGCATTTTAGGCACTGGTTCAGTGTATCACTCCAAGTAGGCATACGGTAACCCTTTCTGAAATAAGTGTTTTatctaaaataatagaaaatatgtgTCGAAGTCAAccacttttcaaaaaaatcttgGCATAAAGTGTTTAGGATACGTAAGCTTGCCAGTGTCATATTCTGAACATATCTGTCTCAGATACAAGTCTATAAAGCAAAAGTCCGATAACATGAAAAACTatagttttctattgtttttctttacgTGTTCCTCATTTTGGACTCCCCATATTGAGGAATGGTTGAATCCAAAATTTTTATAACCAAGGTCAAATTTCTGAACACCAGGGTTGGGGGTGAGAAACGAATAGACCCTTACCCAAGACAAGGCAGAACCATTCCTCTGACACATCAACACAATAGATCTTTTTTTCTGCATTGAGAGCCAGAGAACccatataaaacaaaacagaactgcTTCTGGTCACAGCACATAAAAGAACATCAATGGTTTGGGGACAGTTACCATATCTAGCTATAAAACCAGATTTTAGACTTGAGGTTACTGACAGATTATAAAATGTTAACAGCTGAATAAACTGTAAAATATGCATTATCTACACATGAAAAGGTTACAGAGTTTATAAATGCTAAAATACTGTGGCTATTGGCATTTAGTGAAATCTTTCCCTGATCCTGATTTCTGCActgggtggaaaaaaaaaaaaaagggaaaaacgtGCTCTGCTGAGCTTTTTATTTCTCGCCAAAGGAATGATCTAAACCAACCAACCCAGACTCTCCCTTGTTGTCCTAGTGGTCGGTATTTACCTGTTTGCATACCTAGCAACTGAAAGAAGGCAAGTTTTCTGCCCATCAATGATCCCCCCTCCTGCTCCTCAGGTAAATACCTGGCTCTTTCACCTTTGTAGGTGTTTCCCACACAGTGATACAACAAAGGGTCgtttttttcctggaaaggaaaaggaaaataaggtaGGAAGGAAAGCATCAGGGAAGAGGAGGGCCCCTCTGGTCCTCCCAGTGGTTCCTCCAGGCTCTGTGGACCACGGCAGCCAAATATCACGGCATGGTGCTTACCTAGGTTTGATTATGTCCTGTTTTCTGCAAAGGCAAGTAAAGGTGGCCTCTGAGTGTTCAGtgcatcaaagaaaaaaagaaagaaaaaagatttttaaaaaggtaaaaaagaaaaagtgcttgAAAAGAATTCTCAGGGACTTATCTTGAGAGGAGAATCCCATGTGTAGCTCCCCCTCTCGGGTGGATCCTGCCCCTACTGGCGGCACAAAGACCTCCTCAGTCCAGGCTCTGCAGCAGGGACGTCCTAAAAGCCTTTCTTTAGGGGAAACAAAACTTATTTTAGTGATTTCCAGGGAAAGTTGTATTCCTTGACATGTGGTCCATCCACCTTGGCCTCGGAGACCTCACAATTTTTTGGCACTGTCGTGGCACGCCGCTGCGCGGATGGTGGTCCCAGCTAAGCCCCGGTTGCTGACCCTGCGGACCAGCACTTTGGAAACGGGGATTTTTGTTCTGGGCATCTCACTCCTGGCTGGTTGCTGGTGCACTACGGGATGGCTGGATGGAAGGTTCGCGAGGTGCTTGATGCTGATAGGGATCTTCGAGTCCTTCAGCAAACTGCCTGGTGTTCGCAGGGGACAGGTGATGGTGCCTGGAGACACAGGCTTTAACCGGGACACGCAGGACGTCTCCTCGTTGGCGGGAAGGGCTGCCGGGCTCGCGTCGGGATCAGCGTAGAGATCGTAGAGGGCGTCGCCACTGTAGCTGTCCCGGGGGATGCCCGCCTTTTTCCCACTGTTGGTGCCGTCTTCCTCTGGGCCAGGGGTGGTGGAATCCCAGTAGCCCTCGTCACTGTTGGGGActccttcctgctgctccttctcCGGGTGCTGAGGCTCCTCCTTCGGCTGGAGCTCAATGGGAATCCGGTTGAGCCTCCTGCGCTTGACCAAGGACACGTCCTTGGCCCCTTCTGCACACCTGGCATCTTTGGAGGTCTCAGGTACCACCTTGGTCtccagtgctgctgctgctgccttagCCGCTCCCTCTTGGGGCCCTTGTCCTTGGTCCTCAGTCTGGGACAGCATGTCCCAGAATTCCTGGAGATAGGTGTCGTCCACCTCATCCGGGCTGgccatctcctcccctcctccttggtAGGCCACCACGCTGGGGTTCTTTTTAGAGAGAACTGGCTTGCCTGGCCCGGGGGCATGCTTGTCACAGCTGGGACCTGCCTCGTCCTCTTGGTCTGCAATAATATCTCCACAG from Equus przewalskii isolate Varuska chromosome 16, EquPr2, whole genome shotgun sequence harbors:
- the AMER2 gene encoding APC membrane recruitment protein 2 isoform X2, with the translated sequence MTVAWREPTADESCLSSSVSMATGASSGGGGGAVSERGGGGRASAGVCRRKEEAGVRTLAADMDLHCDCAAETPAAEQPSGKINKAAFKLFKKRKSGGTMPSIFGVKNKGDGKGSGSTGMVRSRTHDGLAEVVVLESSRKEEPRGGGDGGGGGGGGGGARPNPGPPRAAVPGVGSLANSSVAKSHSFFSLLKKNGRSENGKGEQADASKAGGKQKRGLKGLFSSMRWHKKDKRAKEEDKGERAGAPGGRVLVLPGSLTASLECVKEETPRPASEPEEPRQDAPRGPAGCGDIIADQEDEAGPSCDKHAPGPGKPVLSKKNPSVVAYQGGGEEMASPDEVDDTYLQEFWDMLSQTEDQGQGPQEGAAKAAAAALETKVVPETSKDARCAEGAKDVSLVKRRRLNRIPIELQPKEEPQHPEKEQQEGVPNSDEGYWDSTTPGPEEDGTNSGKKAGIPRDSYSGDALYDLYADPDASPAALPANEETSCVSRLKPVSPGTITCPLRTPGSLLKDSKIPISIKHLANLPSSHPVVHQQPARSEMPRTKIPVSKVLVRRVSNRGLAGTTIRAAACHDSAKKL